Proteins co-encoded in one Populus trichocarpa isolate Nisqually-1 chromosome 10, P.trichocarpa_v4.1, whole genome shotgun sequence genomic window:
- the LOC18102490 gene encoding DNA-directed RNA polymerase V subunit 7: protein MFLKVQLPWNVIIPAENLDAKGLMLQRSIVVCLLADFAKKRATKDLGYYLAVSTLESIGEGKVRQHTGDVLFPVVFSGITFKIFKGEILEGVVHKVLKHGVLLRCGPIENIYLSSMKMLDYRYVPGENPVFLNDKTSKIEKDVVVRFVVLGTKWLEAEREFQALVSLEGDYLGPVS from the coding sequence atgtttctcaAAGTGCAGTTGCCCTGGAATGTCATAATACCAGCTGAGAACCTGGATGCCAAAGGACTAATGCTCCAAAGGTCAATTGTTGTCTGCCTTTTAGCTGACTTTGCTAAAAAACGGGCCACCAAAGATCTCGGATACTATCTTGCTGTCTCAACTTTGGAGAGCATAGGGGAGGGAAAAGTCAGGCAGCACACAGGGGATGTTCTATTTCCTGTTGTTTTCAGTGGTATCACCTTCAAGATTTTCAAGGGGGAGATCTTAGAGGGGGTTGTTCACAAGGTGCTCAAGCATGGGGTTCTCTTGAGATGTGGGCCAATTGAGAATATCTATCTCTCTAGTATGAAAATGCTAGATTACCGCTATGTGCCCGGAGAAAATCCAGTTTTCTTGAATGACAAGACGTCAAAGATTGAAAAAGATGTGGTGGTTCGTTTTGTTGTGCTTGGAACAAAATGGTTAGAGGCAGAAAGGGAATTCCAGGCTCTGGTCAGTTTAGAGGGTGATTATCTTGGACCGGTGTCTTAA
- the LOC7473559 gene encoding pentatricopeptide repeat-containing protein At2g37230 — MGYHIAFSKPFQLKPRVCQISLTPYLHFCTSIPAPGEDPISPNPETTASPGPKPDPKTETPNVAQEKQYQRIPRAKQQHRSPEKLEDIICRMMANRDWTTRLQNSIRALVPEFDHSLVYNVLHGARKPDHALQFFRWVERAGLIQHDRETHMKIIQILGRYSMLNHARCIVLEDMPKKGFELDEDMFVLLIDSYGKAGIVQESVKMFSKMKELGVERSVKSYNALFKVIVRKGRYMMAKRFFNKMLDEGIGPTRHTYNVLIWGFFLSMRLRTAVRFYEDMKVRGISPDVVTYNTMINGYYRHKRMEEAEKLFAEMKAKDIAPTVISYTTMIKGYFAVDRINDGLRLLEEMKSVGIKPNNVTYTTLLPDLCDAGKMTEAKDILKEMVRRRIAPKDNSIFLKLLNSQCKAGDLKAAVDVLDGMIKLSIPSEAGHYGVLIENFCKAEEYDQAVKFVDKLIENDIILRPQSTLEMESGAYNPVIQYLCSHGQTGKAEILFRQLLKKGVEDPLAFNNLICGHAKEGTPDSAFEILKIMGRKGIPRDADAYRLLIESYLRKGEPADAKTALDSMIEDGHLPDSSVFRSVMESLYEDGRVQTASRVMKSMVEKGVKENMDLVAKILEALLMRGHEEEALGRIDLLMSSQCNVNFDSLLSILSEKGKTIAALKLLDFGLQRDCDIDFKSYDKVLDALLAAGKTLNAYSILCKIMEKGGVTSWRSYEDLIKSLNQEGNTKQADILSRMIKGDDKSHENKKGKKKASVAA, encoded by the coding sequence ATGGGGTACCATATCGCTTTTTCTAAACCATTTCAGTTAAAACCTAGGGTTTGTCAAATCTCACTCACACCCTACCTCCATTTCTGCACTTCAATTCCAGCTCCAGGTGAAGATCCTATCTCCCCTAACCCAGAAACAACCGCATCTCCAGGCCCGAAACCTGACCCAAAAACCGAAACCCCAAATGTGGCTCAAGAGAAACAATACCAGCGAATCCCGAGAGCTAAGCAGCAGCATCGAAGCCCTGAAAAACTAGAGGATATAATTTGTAGAATGATGGCTAATCGGGACTGGACGACCCGGTTGCAGAATTCGATTCGAGCTCTAGTGCCCGAATTCGATCATTCTTTAGTTTATAATGTTTTGCACGGAGCTCGAAAGCCCGATCACGCGCTCCAATTCTTCAGGTGGGTTGAACGGGCGGGTTTAATTCAACACGACCGCGAAACCCACATGAAGATTATCCAGATTTTGGGTAGATATTCTATGCTTAATCACGCCCGTTGTATTGTTTTAGAAGATATGCCTAAGAAGGGTTTTGAATTAGATGAGgatatgtttgttttgttaatcGATAGTTATGGTAAGGCTGGGATAGTTCAAGAATCTGTTAAGATGTTTtctaaaatgaaagaattgggtGTGGAGAGGAGTGTTAAGAGTTATAATGCTTTGTTTAAGGTTATTGTGAGGAAAGGGAGGTATATGATggccaaaaggttttttaataAGATGCTAGATGAAGGGATTGGGCCGACTAGGCATACTTATAATGTGTTGATATGGGGCTTCTTTTTGTCAATGAGGTTGCGAACTGCAGTCAGGTTTTATGAAGATATGAAGGTTAGAGGGATATCTCCGGATGTGGTTACTTATAATACGATGATTAATGGATATTATAGGCATAAGAGGATGGAGGAGGCTGAGAAGTTGTTTGCTGAGATGAAGGCAAAGGATATTGCACCTACTGTGATAAGTTATACGACCATGATTAAAGGGTATTTTGCAGTGGATAGAATTAATGATGGGTTGAGGTTGCTTGAAGAGATGAAGTCGGTTGGTATTAAGCCTAATAATGTGACGTATACGACTTTGTTGCCAGATCTTTGTGATGCTGGGAAAATGACTGAGGCTAAGGATATTTTGAAGGAAATGGTGAGGAGACGCATTGCACCCAAGGATAATTCGATCTTCCTGAAGTTGTTGAACAGTCAGTGCAAGGCTGGGGATTTGAAAGCGGCTGTGGATGTGCTTGATGGAATGATTAAGTTGAGCATTCCATCAGAAGCTGGACATTATGGTGTCTTGATAGAGAATTTCTGCAAGGCTGAGGAGTACGATCAGGCAGTGAAGTTTGTGGATAAGCTCATTgagaatgatattattttaaggCCACAGAGTACTTTGGAAATGGAGTCTGGTGCTTATAACCCAGTTATTCAGTATTTGTGCAGCCATGGACAGACTGGAAAAGCAGAAATCTTATTCCGGCAGCTGTTGAAAAAGGGTGTTGAGGATCCTCTTGCCTTTAATAATTTGATCTGTGGGCATGCAAAAGAAGGAACTCCTGATTCTGCTTTTGAAATTCTAAAGATCATGGGTAGGAAAGGAATCCCCCGAGATGCTGATGCTTACAGGTTGCTTATCGAGAGCTACTTGAGGAAAGGTGAGCCAGCTGATGCTAAAACAGCTTTGGATAGTATGATTGAAGATGGACACCTTCCAGATTCATCAGTATTCAGGTCAGTGATGGAGAGTTTGTATGAAGATGGTAGGGTTCAAACTGCTAGTCGTGTGATGAAAAGTATGGTGGAGAAGGGGGTGAAAGAGAACATGGACTTGGTTGCTAAGATTTTGGAAGCTCTTCTCATGAGAGGTCATGAAGAGGAAGCCCTTGGACGCATTGATCTCCTCATGAGTAGTCAGTGTAATGTCAATTTTGATAGTCTTCTGTCCATTCTTTCTGAAAAGGGCAAGACCATTGCTGCTCTTAAGTTGTTAGATTTTGGATTGCAGAGGGACTGTGACATAGACTTTAAAAGCTATGATAAAGTGTTGGATGCTCTCTTAGCAGCAGGGAAGACTCTCAATGCATATTCAATTTTGTGTAAAATTATGGAGAAAGGAGGAGTCACTAGTTGGAGGAGCTATGAGGATTTGATTAAGAGTCTTAACCAGGAGGGAAACACAAAGCAGGCTGATATACTCTCAAGAATGATAAAGGGAGATGATAAGTCACATGAAAACaagaaagggaagaagaaaGCTTCTGTTGCTGCTTAA